A window of Clavibacter michiganensis contains these coding sequences:
- a CDS encoding pentapeptide repeat-containing protein — translation MAASTRILPPRISDPRLEGLADGDPSDLDAHASFERLRFADADLTDADLVDIGFEECALERIRLHEADLTAASLVDVLASRLDAPVLKAPRIRMRDVRLEGSRVGSAELYDASLSSVHITDCQLGFVNLRGSKITDLLITDCAIEELDLRGTAGMRVAFARTTIGTLDLADSSLTHLDLRGAEIMDLDTPDGLRGAVLDSTQLMALGPVFARQFRVRVED, via the coding sequence ATGGCCGCATCCACCCGCATCCTCCCGCCCCGGATCAGCGACCCGCGGCTCGAGGGGCTCGCCGACGGCGACCCGTCCGACCTCGACGCGCACGCGTCCTTCGAGCGGCTGCGCTTCGCCGACGCCGACCTCACGGACGCCGACCTCGTCGACATCGGGTTCGAGGAGTGCGCGCTCGAGCGGATCCGCCTGCACGAGGCCGACCTCACCGCCGCGAGCCTCGTGGACGTTCTCGCCTCACGCCTCGACGCGCCCGTGCTGAAGGCGCCGCGCATCCGGATGCGCGACGTGCGCCTCGAGGGCTCGCGCGTGGGATCCGCCGAGCTCTACGACGCGTCGCTCTCCTCCGTGCACATCACCGACTGCCAGCTCGGCTTCGTGAACCTGCGCGGCTCGAAGATCACCGACCTGCTCATCACCGACTGCGCCATCGAGGAGCTGGATCTCCGCGGCACCGCCGGCATGCGCGTCGCGTTCGCCCGCACCACCATCGGCACGCTCGACCTCGCCGACTCGTCGCTCACGCACCTCGATCTCCGCGGCGCCGAGATCATGGACCTCGACACCCCCGACGGCCTCCGCGGCGCCGTGCTCGACTCGACCCAGCTCATGGCGCTCGGGCCGGTCTTCGCGCGGCAGTTCCGCGTGCGCGTCGAGGACTGA